A window of Hevea brasiliensis isolate MT/VB/25A 57/8 chromosome 14, ASM3005281v1, whole genome shotgun sequence contains these coding sequences:
- the LOC110652362 gene encoding probable glutathione S-transferase, with protein MAVAEEVKLFRNWSSPFGLRVVWALKLKGIEYDEELEDLSNKSSLLLQYNPVYKKIPVLVHNGKPICESLLILEYLEETWKQTPLLPEDPHQRALARFWAKFGDEKVFETMRMGILLKQGKEQEEAIVSTIENLKYLEEELKGKKFFGGETIGLVDIALGWLAYHFNVVEDIIGVKLIDQQKFPLLVAWMQEFSNIPTIQESWPPRDKLFDRFAGFRKAALEEEHTPK; from the exons atGGCTGTGGCAGAAGAAGTGAAGCTGTTTAGGAATTGGTCAAGTCCATTTGGATTGAGAGTGGTGTGGGCACTAAAACTGAAGGGGATTGAGTATGATGAAGAGTTGGAAGATCTTTCCAACAAAAGCTCCTTGCTTCTGCAGTATAATCCTGTTTACAAGAAGATCCCTGTACTTGTTCATAATGGAAAACCCATCTGTGAATCACTTCTCATTCTTGAATACCTGGAGGAGACTTGGAAACAAACTCCATTGCTTCCTGAAGATCCTCACCAGCGAGCTTTGGCTCGCTTCTGGGCTAAGTTCGGTGATGAAAAG GTCTTTGAAACAATGAGAATGGGCATTCTCTTAAAGCAAGGAAAAGAACAAGAAGAAGCAATAGTTTCAACCATAGAGAACTTGAAATATTTAGAAGAAGAGCTAAAGGGAAAGAAATTCTTTGGAGGAGAGACCATTGGACTAGTAGATATTGCATTGGGTTGGCTTGCCTACCACTTCAATGTAGTTGAGGACATAATTGGTGTGAAGTTGATAGACCAACAAAAATTCCCATTATTAGTGGCATGGATGCAAGAATTCTCAAATATCCCAACAATCCAAGAAAGTTGGCCTCCAAGAGACAAACTCTTTGATAGGTTTGCTGGCTTTCGTAAGGCTGCCCTTGAAGAAGAACACACACCAAAATGA